One genomic segment of Mobula hypostoma chromosome 2, sMobHyp1.1, whole genome shotgun sequence includes these proteins:
- the LOC134342555 gene encoding zinc finger protein 229-like yields the protein MPFTCSDCGKEFTQSSQLKVHQRVHTGERPFTCSDCGKGFTQFSHLQTHQRIHTGERPFTCTVCEKGFTQSSQLLAHQSVHTGEMPFICLDCGKGFPRSFQLKVHQRVHTGERPFTCSDCGKGFTRSSNLQTHQRVHTGERPFICSVCGKGFTRSSHLQTHQLVHTGERPFSCSECGKGFTQSSQLLAHQSVHTGEKPFICSDCGKGFTSSSQLKVHQRIHTGKRPFTCSDCGKGFTQSSSLQTHQSVHTGEKPFTCSDCGKGFTQSSQLKVHQRVHTGERPFICSDCGKGFTSSSQLKVHQRVHTGERPFTCSVCGRGFTQSSQLLAHQSVHTGEKPFTCSDCGKGFTQSSDLLAHQRVHTGERPFTCSDCGKGFTHSSNLQRHQSIHTGEKPFTCSDCGKGFTQSSDLLAHQRVHTGERPFTCSDCGKGFTQSYQLKVHQRVHTGERPFTCSECGKGFTQSSHLLAHYRTHSGKKV from the coding sequence atgccattcacctgctcagactgtgggaaggaattcactcagtcatctcaactgaaagtacatcagcgagttcacactggggagaggccgttcacctgctcagattgtgggaagggattcactcagttttCCCATCTACAGACACACCAGCGTATTCACacgggagagaggccattcacctgtaccgtgtgtgagaagggattcactcagtcatcccaactactggcacaccagtcagttcacactggggagatgcCATTTATCTgcttagactgtgggaagggatttcctcggtcatttcaactgaaggtacatcagcgtgttcacactggggagaggccattcacctgctcagactgtgggaagggattcactcggtcatccaacctacaaacacaccagcgagttcacacaggaGAGAGGCCATTTATTTGCTCtgtgtgtgggaaaggattcactcggtcatcccacctacagacacaccagttagttcacactggagagaggccgttctcctgctcagagtgtgggaagggatttacacAGTCATCTCAACTACTGGCACatcagtcagttcacaccggggagaaaccattcatctgctcagactgtgggaagggattcacttcgtcatctcaactgaaggtacatcagagaaTTCATACTGGGAAGAGGCCGTTTACCTGCTctgactgtgggaaaggattcactcagtcatccagcctacagacacaccagtctgttcacactggggagaaaccattcacctgctcagactgtgggaagggattcacgcagtcatcccaactgaaggtacatcagcgcgTTCACACTGGGGAAAGGCCATTCAtttgttcagactgtgggaagggattcacttcatcatctcaactgaaggtacatcagcgagttcacactggggagaggccattcacctgctcagtctgtgggagggggttcactcagtcatctcaactacTGGCCCATcaatcagttcacactggggagaaaccattcacctgctcagactgtgggaaaggattcactcaatcatctgacctactggcacaccagcgagttcacactggggagaggccattcacctgttcggactgtgggaagggattcactcactcatccaacctacagagacaccagtcaattcacaccggggagaaaccgttcacctgctcagactgtgggaagggattcacgcagtcatctgacctactggcacaccagcgagttcacactggggagaggccattcacctgctcagactgtggtaagggattcactcagtcatatcaactgaaggtacatcagcgagttcacactggggagaggccgttcacctgctctgaatgtgggaaaggattcacccaGTCATCCCACCTTCTGGCGCACTACCGAACTCACTCTGGGAAAAAAGTTTAA